Part of the Flagellimonas eckloniae genome, TGTTGATTCCGACAACGATTTTTGGATTGGAAATGATCTTTCAAACTTGATTTTCTGGGATAGAAAAGAGAATACTTTCACCCACAGATCATTTACCGAGAATAGTATAGCCGTTAGAGATCTGTATCTGGACAAAGATGGATTGATTTGGGCATCTACAGATGGATATGGTCTGTTCTTGTTGGAAAAAAATACTGTTTCCGTTATACAGAACTTAACCAATAATTTTTCGGATCCATTTTCGTTACCCAACAACAAACCTTCAAAAATATATGAAGGGTCCGACGGGATTTTCTGGATAGGAAGTTACGATAAGGGCATAAGTAAACTAGATCTCTCCCAGTATTCCTTTGGACATTATTATTATCAACCTGACAATCCAAATGGGTTAAATGAGAAGATAATCCAATCTGTTCTGCAAGATTCCAAAGAAAGAATTTGGTTAAGTGCCTATAATGGTGGGTTAAATCTTTTTGATGAAAAGGAATATTCTTTCCAACACTTTAGCCACGACCCTAATAATTCGAGAAGCTTAAGTTCAAACAAAATCCTATATACGTTTGAAGACAATGATGGTGCCATCTGGGTATGCACGCTAGATGGAGGCTTGAATAAGTTTGATCCAGAAACGGGCAATTCTGAACGATTTTTGCACAACCCTGAAAATTCTTTTTCAATTGGCCAAAATTCTGTTTGGGGTGGAGTACAGGATTCCAAAAATAGACTGTGGCTAGGCTTAAGAACCGAAGGTCTAAGTCTATATGATCCCAGCACCAAAAAGTTTTTCAATTATAAGAACATCTCTGTAAAGGAAAATGGTTTGGCCAGCAACATGCTTTTCTATCTGTTTATTGACTCTAAAAACCGTCTTTTTGTGGGCACTTCGTTGGGGTTGAACTTTGTTGATTTAAACCAATTGCCAGAATTTATTCCAAAGGATATTCCTTTTTCTGAAATTAAGGAAAAAGGGATAGAGGGCAATTTGATCAATCATATTACCGAAGACCACCTAGGTAATATTTGGATTGGCGCCGATAGCGGGATTTACATGTTAGACCCGGAACTTAACGTAGTGAAATCGTATTCTTCACAAAATGGACTTCCCAACAACCTGGTTGTTGGCTTAGAACAAGACCACAACCATAACTTTTGGATTACGACCAAAAGTGGATTGTCCATGTTGAACCCTGAGACAAACCAGTTCAAAAATTTTAATATCCATGATGGGCTTCAAGGCTCGGAATACCAAAGCAAGTCAATCGAAAAAACCAAGGATGGCCGAATACTGGCTGGAGGAATCAACGGTTTTAATATTTTTCATCCCGATGATATAAAATTGGATGCAACTGTTGCCCTTTTACCCAAAATAACATCTCTAAAATTGAATAACAAACAGGTTGTTGTAGGGGATACCATTAATAATAGGGTCTTGCTCAGTGAATCTTTGGAAAATGCCTCAAACTTAAAATTAAAGCATCATGAAAACTACATTGCCTTCGAATTTTTGGCGCTACATTTTGAAAACCCAGAGCAGGTACAATATGCTTACAAATTAAATGGACTGGACAACGATTTTGAGACCATAGGATACGGAAGAGATGTAAACTACTCCAATTTAGTGCCAGGCGACTATACTTTTGAGGTAAAAGCTTCATTGGATGGACAATGGGAAAATGCACAAAAAGCAACAGTTGAATTTCAAATTCTTTCCCCACCTTGGAAAACTTGGTGGGCCTATATACTATATCTTATTGCGGGTCTCTCTATAGTCTGGATAATATTGCGTTACTATACGCAAAAAGTACAGGAGGCCCAAGAACATGAGCTAGATCAAATGAAGCTTCAGTTCTTTATAAATGTATCACATGAATTTAGAACCCCTTTGACGCTCATACTTAATCCGGTCGATAAAATCTTATCCAGTCTTACTTCGAATCCTGAAACAGTAAAAAACTCAGCCTTATCAATCCAAAGAAGTGCCAGAAGACTCTTGCATTTGGTAAATCAATTGTTGGATTACAGAAAAATGGATGTGGGCATGGCTCCCTTACGGTTGGAGAAAGGAGATATCATAAAGTTTAGTGAAGATATTTTTTCCCTGTTTATTGGTTTGGCCACTAGAAAGGAAATTGATTACAGGTTTACGTCCTCTTCGGAAAACATAACTTCCCTTTTTGATTTTGATAAGGTTGAAAAAATTATAACCAATCTTATTTCCAACGCCATTAAGTACACAAATCCTGGAGGTGAAATCATGGTTTCCATAAAGAAAATATCAGAGACCAAA contains:
- a CDS encoding hybrid sensor histidine kinase/response regulator transcription factor, yielding MNVKIYGIVLCFFVQFLATGQFNNFKFENLDTVDGLSSSTCLTIFQDREGFLWFGTIDGLNKYDGYEFEIYKSILNDSTSISNNRINAIEEDLLGNLWVGTNNGLNCFNKKTNSFLRINLYRQLSLANNPRKFINDLLFDTVTNTLWVATNNGVIKVALKDFEQDPEKLEIFYYFNDESNLSSLDNNNVNFIVKDNDNVIWVGTNGQYLNRYNAKKDNFERIQIESKKEYELNHIPKNIFVDSDNDFWIGNDLSNLIFWDRKENTFTHRSFTENSIAVRDLYLDKDGLIWASTDGYGLFLLEKNTVSVIQNLTNNFSDPFSLPNNKPSKIYEGSDGIFWIGSYDKGISKLDLSQYSFGHYYYQPDNPNGLNEKIIQSVLQDSKERIWLSAYNGGLNLFDEKEYSFQHFSHDPNNSRSLSSNKILYTFEDNDGAIWVCTLDGGLNKFDPETGNSERFLHNPENSFSIGQNSVWGGVQDSKNRLWLGLRTEGLSLYDPSTKKFFNYKNISVKENGLASNMLFYLFIDSKNRLFVGTSLGLNFVDLNQLPEFIPKDIPFSEIKEKGIEGNLINHITEDHLGNIWIGADSGIYMLDPELNVVKSYSSQNGLPNNLVVGLEQDHNHNFWITTKSGLSMLNPETNQFKNFNIHDGLQGSEYQSKSIEKTKDGRILAGGINGFNIFHPDDIKLDATVALLPKITSLKLNNKQVVVGDTINNRVLLSESLENASNLKLKHHENYIAFEFLALHFENPEQVQYAYKLNGLDNDFETIGYGRDVNYSNLVPGDYTFEVKASLDGQWENAQKATVEFQILSPPWKTWWAYILYLIAGLSIVWIILRYYTQKVQEAQEHELDQMKLQFFINVSHEFRTPLTLILNPVDKILSSLTSNPETVKNSALSIQRSARRLLHLVNQLLDYRKMDVGMAPLRLEKGDIIKFSEDIFSLFIGLATRKEIDYRFTSSSENITSLFDFDKVEKIITNLISNAIKYTNPGGEIMVSIKKISETKNKSNLPFLKKEQSENYVEITVKDSGVGLDKEQMKNIFSRFYNVDITKAGTGIGLNFTKALVELHGGQIFVESQYKKGSKFVVRLPLDIKAEPEEVENIKDEFLINSMKSVEYEMSIANDELISKAKSTNESEIKKSTILLVEDNRELRLHLKNDLQDHYSVLEAKNGEEGIHMVKKHFPDLIISDVMMPIMDGFEMCKSLKTEFETCHIPTILLTARSLEDDRIEGYNNGADAYLAKPFVTSVLKARIKNLLEAKKRLRQRFSEIGGLFPSSEVTSNNMDEVFLDKATKIILDNIDDIDFKQEDLLHELGIGRSQFYRKISSLTGNNPSYFIRTIRLRYASELLLKNSYSIKEVTHMSGFNSSAYFSKTFRELFGLTPSEFIDQKKEANTIPVK